The genomic DNA tAAACATCTTTGtaacagggggggaaaaaaatcttccttaaGTTCTAGTCAATACACAGAACTCACACTAAGTGGTACCTAGTTTTAGGTCCTGCCCCCAGGCAGCCTCCCTATGTCTACTCTCCCGCAGTGAAGTCAAACTAACATTTGCGGCCAGCTCCCACATCGCAGCGTCTTCAAGTATCCTCTCTTTCCCCACTTCTACTCACATAATAAAGGtgaatagccgggcgtggtggcgcacgcctttaatcccagcactcgggaggcagaggcaggcagatcgctgtgagttcgaggccagcctggtctacaaagtgagtccaggacagccaaggctacacagagaaaccctgtctcgaaaaaccaaaaaaaaaaaaaaaaaaaaagaaaggtgaataATTTTTCTTGCATGTTTAACATTAAGATCATAAAATCTTCTGCACTTTAACTTCACTAAGTTTTCCTATTTTAACATTACATTTCACTTGACAGGTCTAGTTTTCAAGGTAAACAGTAAATGAACGAGCTCAACTTAACCTCAGAAGTATTTGATGGAGAACTTTCCACACCGGGTGAATCACCAAGCCTCCTCCAGCTATAAGTACCTTTCTTCAAAGGAATCATTTAGGCCTCAGGGAGCTCTCTATCCTTCACTACCACCAGGATAGAAGGTTCTGGAATTAGGGACATCTCTAACTTAGTACAACTGCTACAGCTGGGCCTGAAAATCTTCTCGCTTTAcatcagtgggtctcaaccttcatTAAAACTGCAACCCTTTTAATAcacctcaagttgtggtgacctccaactataaaattattttcattgctgcttcctaactgtaactttgctactgttatgaatcgtaaacatctatgttttctgatggtctcaggtgaACACTGTGATTCCCAAAAAGGGgtccccacaggttgagaactgctgctttagatCTGTGTTAAGAAAGGGGAACTTGGgcgggagaggtggctcagtggtttaagagcagtgtctgctcttccaaaggactcgggttcaattccaagcacccacatggcagctcacaactgtctgtaactccaattccaagggataagacacccttacaccaatgcacataaatttttaacaaattaaaaaaaaaaaaaaagaaagaaagaaaagggaactcaagctggagagatggttcagaggttaagagcactacttgttcttccagaggccctgaattcaattcccagaaaccacatggtttacaaccatctacagtgggattttttgcttgtttgttttgtttttccgagacagggtttctctatttagccttggctgtcctggactcactctgtagaccaggctggcctcgaactcagagatgcacctgcctctgcctcccgagtgctgggattaaaggcgtacgccaccaccatctggctatggtgggatctgatgccctcttctttcaTGCGGATgtacaggaagacagaagactctatacataagtaaataaaatctaaaaaagaaaagaaaggggaactCAGCTCTGTCACTCTTGTGTAAGAAACTGGTGCCCCAACAGGCATTGCCTCTCGCTGGGGGTTGGTTGAGTGAATGGGGTTGGAGCCAAACACTTGTGCGTGAACTTCAGATTTACCAGGGCCACCTCTTGCTTTCCCAAACAGTCCATTTTGAAGATACTGCACAGCCAAAGGTACAGAGTTGGGCGGAACCCCTCTCGCTAAACTGGCTTAGCAATTCCCCTGGGAGGCTCAACCCTCAGATCAACACCAAGACACAATGATTCCAAAgacaatgggggaggggaggggaggggagaggctttTCCTCCTAACTTCCCCATGCATTGCCACCCAACAAGGCCCAGGGTTGGGCCAGAGTGAAGAGGCTTGTAGGCACACACCTCGCGCCAGCTAACCAATCCACAGAGACCCCGTCCTTCTAAATTACAGGACTAGCTCTAACGGGGTTAGAGGCAACCCAAGCAGTGGCAAACCACTGCGGTTCTTAATGTCTTGTTTATGTCTGGGCCCCGCGACGAGCCACCGCTCCTTTTTGACATGCCCGCCACCCGCTCGCGGATTCCCAGAGGCCTCGCAGGCCCTTTCAAGACCCTCCATTTCCCGATTCCCGACTCGGGGAGGCCTTTCAAGGTCCCTTAAACAGCCCCGACCCTCGGAGCTCACCCTCGAGCGTCTCGCACTGCACCAGGTTGAGATAGTCCGCCTGGCTGAGCACCCCGGCCTTCAGGCCCCGCACTAATCCCTCCAAGTAGCCATTGTCCACGTTGAAATAAAGCTCCGGGAAGGACGACATGGCTGCGGCGGGGGCAGCGGGGACTGCGGGACCAGAGAGCCCCGATCAGCCCGCACGCAACTCGACTCCGAGATCAGCTGACGCGGCGCCCGCAGCGGGCTGTCAAGTGCGTCAGGTGACGCACAGCGTCTCACGTGACCACAACAGGGCTGGCTCTTAAATGCATCCAGCTTCCGGGTAGCCTGGCGCGCAGGCGTTGTTCGGGAGTCCCTGGACGCCTGCGCACTAAGGAAAGGCGGGCCCTCGGCGCCCAGCGGAGGGCAAGGCGACGTCGATGTTGGAAGTCGACCGCGTGGTGGTGCTAATACCCTCAGGATTTGAGCGGGGGCCCTTAGTTTAGTTTTCCCGGGTCAGGCGCTTCTGTCTGGCTCTGTTGGGGCCAACCAAAATAAAGGTGAGCGTGTGTGCTGTTCCTTAAGCTGCCGACGCTGTCTCTTACCAGATGGAATCTGAGGTCcaaggaggggaggggtttgGAGCCAATGTTTATCCACTAACTAGACTTTACACCCGGTAAACCGTGCTTACTCCCGCTTTCCCTGCATTTGTTGCATTAGATTCCCTAGGACCGGCGTGTGGCCTCCTGCTTTCCCCGAAGGGGCCTGGTGCCTTAAAATCGCCTGCATACGGGGCTCAGACGATGGTACAGCCTAGACCCCGAGGTTGTGTGTGTAGTTCCGGCATGACGACACCCCCTACCCTTCGGTGAGCCCAACCACCCTTCGACAGCCACATTCGAAATAACCACAGCTTTAGGATTGGTCCCATCCTTTATTCGCGTCCCCTGCCTTTGCCCCAACCTCCGTTGGTTAGGTGCGGCTGCAGAGGTTCGTGGCAGTCCCCAGCTTGCGGCAGTAGCAAAAGGCATTGAAGAAGCGGCAGTAGCACGTGGCGCACGGGTCGCAGCAAGGCACCTGCTGTCCCAGGCAGGACTCGTGCAGCCTTACACAGCGACGCGGAGAACGAGAATCGCGGTTCTGTGGATCTAGCACCTGCATTCGTAGGggagtaaaaagaaacaaaacaaaaacaaaaacgtctGACCTCAGGTTCAGGAAACTCTTCCACCCTGATCAAAGTAGGATGGCCGTGGAGTGTGGGACAAGGATGGCCTGCGGTTCTGCACACGGTGggcagtccagaagagggggAGGTGATGGTTTCTGATGCACCCTTCCCCTGAGCAGTTACCTCTGCCAAAGCTTCTGCCTTCTGCAGCAGGCCTTCTTCTGCTCCAGCTGCAGTTGTCTTCTTCAGGCCCTTCAGACTTTGACCTGGGGCAGAGGATGTGAGGGCCACACCCGACATGCACCAAGTACCCACCTCCCAAGGTTGGGATGGGGAGTAAGGGGTAGGAAAGAGGGCTTAGCCCAGGCAGGCAGGTTTGTGGCCAGGAATTGTCCTCGCCCCACACATCCCCAACCTGACCATACTCACCTGGGAACTCTGGGAACAGGGCTTGGCCAGGCCTCCTGATGCTTTCCAGTGGAGCCACGCCCATCTGGACCCCCAgtgtgggaggcagggccagcagCAGGACACAACTCAGCAGCATTATAGTCAGCATGGCCTGGCTCAGCAGGAAAACGCCCCCCATTTAGTCTCCTCATCCTTAGAGTACCCTACCGATGCTGAGAGCGAGATGCCCAGAAAGTTGGGGTTCCTGTACAAGTCTTTGCGCTTACCTTTGTTTCTTGATCCTTGCCTAGAGAGTTCCTGCCCACTCGTGCCCTGAGCTTATATAGCACTGTCTAATAAAGGGCCAGCACATGACCCCTCCCTTATGAGGGAGGGGCCTCcctggaaaatgggaggggggcagggggaaagggGGCACAATTCAGGCTTTCTCCCTAAAACCTCTGTACCTTTGGGCGTTCTATCTCCAATTTGGCATGAGGCAGCCAGGAGCCAATTAAACTTTGGGAACAAGATCAGGTGTTCAGGCCCCCAAATTTCCATAAGACCAGAACCTAGGCATGGGTCAGGCTAGAACTATTAGCAGTAATAAGGCAGGCGGCCCTATGGCCTTAATTTAATTTCTGGCTCCACAGAGGTTCACTTAGAGTATATGGCGTACTGTTTCCTTTGTTTCCAGGAATGTTGGTTGAGGGCACCAAAGAGAGGCAGTTGAGTATCACCGGGCAGGAGTGGAGTGAAAAACTAGACCCAAGGTTTCTTTGGAAGAGAGGTCAAAACAGTCCTTCCAGCTGAAACCAAGCCCTCCTGCCTCgacctcctctttcccttctttaaaGACCCCTACTCTTATTCCTGTCCCCAAACCCCTTTCCTCCTAAGGTTCCTGGAAACCAAGGGAGCAGAACACAATGTTCCCAGGGTGGGCACACAGCTTCAGAGTAAAAAGCTTTCAGGCTGCCTGCTTCATTAGTGTTAATGGCTGCTCCCTTCCGCCCTGTGTTGTCAGGTCTCTGCCCACGCCAGGTCTCATCAGCTTGATGACGTGGTGAGGACTGCCTGTTCGTGGATGTAGCAGGacccaggaatttttttttttttttttttttttgagacagggccttaccatgtaagaccaggctaccctccaatgtacagcaatccacctgcctctacctcctacgtgctgggattaaaggcgttcaccaccacacTTTGTGGACGTTTCGTTGTTGTTCtttatgcctgcatgtgtatctgtgtgccaaGTGCGTGTCCAgtgcccagggaggtcagaagagggcttttgggtcctatggaactggagttattgatggttgtgaaccaccatataggtgctaggaactaaatccgggtcctctgcaaatgttcttaacctctgacccaacTCTGCAgcttggtggggttttgttggttttctttctttctttctttcttttaagatttgtgtattcatttattttatgtgctctgtcttcatgcacaccagaagaaggtaccagatctcattgtagatggttgtgagccaccatatggttgctgagaattgaactcaggacctctggaagatcagacagtgctttttttttttttttaagatttatttattatgtatccagtattctgcctgcatgtatgtctgcatgccagaagaggacaccagatctcattgtagatggttgtgaaccaccatgtggttgctgggaattgaactcaggacctctggaagagcagacagtgtgctcttaacctctgagccatcttctccagcccccagacagtgctcttaactgctgagccatctctccaaccctctttgtggactttttaaaaaaatcatatacatGCCCATTCGGAAAAGGAATACAGGTTGAATCATCTTGGAGACCCCAGTGCGCAAGGCAGATGAAAGAACTGCCAGGATACACAGCTCAGTCCATACTGACTTTTCTAACTAGGTGGTTGCCTGCAGAAAAGCCCCCTGGCAGCCTTCATCTAGAGTCCACATCAGTGTTTGGGTTCAAGCTTCATGTGTAGGAAGCGCTCTGCAGAAGACGGGCCTATAGCACAAACACTGGTATCTGGAGTCAATATGGCTGGCATTGCATTCTCCTGCAGGTGACCAGGACACAGTCCTCAGAGCTcggagttttctttctatttcccagGTTGAGGAGCTGGGGAAAGCCCCTGTGGGGAGTGGTCTCTGACCTCTCCCTTTAGGACAGCAAGGGTCAGCCCTTTTGTCTCCCCTGAGAATGGTGTAGGCAGTTTGACAAGGCTGTCACTGAACAGACCTGCCATTGAGACCGGTTTGGAAGCTGATCTGGAAGTTTGGTGGACGCATGTCAGGACTTTGTCTCTTCTGGCGTGACCTGGAGAAGAAATCAGGCTATATCCTAGCTGCCTCACTTGGAACTCAGGAACAGCAATCCGTGAAGTGTATGTAGGTGAGGTGCTTTCCCAAGATCATTCTTTTAGCCTCCGTTACTGAAGATTCTGGTCGAAAAGGTAAGCAGAGACATCTGGTGAACTGGAAAGGTGCCCCCAATAAGCTGATAAATACTTGTAATCCCATcgcttaggaggctgaagcaggaggatggctgcgATGGACTCTGGCCACTTGGCCATACCTATTTACCATCTATCCTCAGGGCAGCTCTTGTCTCCAGTGGGGCCTCCTCCAGCCCTGAAGGTCAGCAGTCTTTATTGGTGGTGTCTACACAAGTGTATCAGTCCATAGGGTAGTGGCAGACAAGGGACGTGCTGCTTATAGGGGCGATTTGTGATCTTAGGCAAGTCCCATGGGAGAGACAGTCAAGAAACCAAAATATTAAAGTGACATCAGCGATAAGCAGCAAAAGGGTGTCCATCGGCAGAGACATTCAGGCAACAAAGCCATATCCTGCCATCTCTGAGAGCCATCTCTGAGGTTCTCTGGCAGAAGAGACAATCCTATCCTCAAAGCCTCAGAAGCTTTGGCATCAGCAGCAGGACTACCATCTCACTCATCTCTGTGTTCACAGCATCCTAAAGGAAATCAGTGACAGGCCTGCTGAGGCATCAGGGTCCAATGGACACTTCAGAAACACAGAAGGCATTACCTCACAAAATGACAAGggagccaggcgcggtggcacacgcctgtaatcccagcgatcaggaagcagaggcaggtggatcactgtgagtttgaggccaaagtgagttcagaacagctaaggctacacagagaaaccttgtctcaaaaaaaaaaaaaaaaaaccaagcaaaacaaaaaacaaaaataatgaaaagggaaaactatattaaatataaataaataaaatttaaatggaatATAGAAAATTTAGATACTTATATCTCCTAACTTACGTGGCTTGGTCAGCTTCGCCACAAGCTTACCTAATTGCTTATGCACTTTatactttcttttaagatttatttatttttgtgtgtgtgtgtgtgagtgctctatctacatatatgcctgcacaccagaagagggcatcagatcccattacagatggctgtatggtgtgatatgatgtgatctgctgccctcttctggcctgtacgtatacatgcaggcagagtgctgtgtacataataaataaatggatctttaaaaaaaaaaaaaaaaggcagcataaCTGACACACTTTACCACTCAGTCTAGTTAGCACTGTTTAACACATGGTCTACCTCAAACCTGGTTCCTGCCCAAAGACCCAACCTAATCAATAGTcagttggctttctttctttcagctggAAATGGGAAGCCAGTCATCCTCTAATGTTCAGATAGAGTCATCAGCAAACATCTGTAACCATCACCACACCCCTGTGCGTGTGCACGGGCTCAGACAACCTGCCACAGAACCCAGGACGACACACCTCATCCATAAGCACAAGTAGAGTCCAGAGGAGGAGATGAACATCAGTTTACATCTCTTCCCACTCCAATCCCCTTTACCTTCCAGTGTGGccctatatatatttatacagacatatataaagaaatgttCTGTGTGTGCAGACATGAATGTGCCCATGGTGGCCCAAGGttgaactccttttttttttttttttaagatttatttatttattatgtatacagtgctctgcctgcatgtacagctgcaggccagaagagggcgccagatcacattatagatggttgtgagccaccatgtggttgctgggaattgaactcagaaccttggaagagcaggcagcactcttaaccactgagccatctctccagcccctgaacttcTCCTTGATCACTGTCCACCGTATTCATTGAGGCAGAGGCTCTCAAGTGATCAGACGCTAGTtcagctagccagcttgctctgtggACCCCATGTCTCTGCCTACCAAGCATTAGCACTACAGGTGGACTGTCGTGAGAACGCAgcatttgtgtgggttctggtACCTAAACTcaaggtcctcacacttgtactgcaagtgctctaaccactgagtcatctccccagctcccctacCTATATTGATTTTTGCAAGTAAGCAATCTTTTATTTaagtcaatttattttatttatatttatttggagacagggtctgtatgtagccctggctgtcctggaactcgctatgtagaccaggttagttctgaacttgcagagattctcctgcctctgccttctaagtgctagaatcagggcatgcaccaccacctggctatattttattttatttattttgatttttttgggacagggttgctcttgtagtcctggctgttctaaagtccctttgtagaccaggctggcctcgaactcacagagatcctcctgcctttgcctctcagtgctgggattaaaggcctgtgccagcacaccccagtctatttcattttttgagactggatctcattatatatctctggctgtccttgaacttagatctgcctgcccctctgcttcccaagaactGTGAtaaaaggtgtatgccactacacccagcctcaATTCAATTTTTGATTCAATTTTTGTTACAATTAGAATCTTCTGCCTTCCTAATGTGTCCTGTTTTCCTTAGTGCTAGGTTTGAGCATAGTTTGTGTCCCTCCCCAG from Acomys russatus chromosome 26, mAcoRus1.1, whole genome shotgun sequence includes the following:
- the Agrp gene encoding agouti-related protein, yielding MLTIMLLSCVLLLALPPTLGVQMGVAPLESIRRPGQALFPEFPGQSLKGLKKTTAAGAEEGLLQKAEALAEVLDPQNRDSRSPRRCVRLHESCLGQQVPCCDPCATCYCRFFNAFCYCRKLGTATNLCSRT